Proteins encoded within one genomic window of Eleutherodactylus coqui strain aEleCoq1 chromosome 1, aEleCoq1.hap1, whole genome shotgun sequence:
- the CEP43 gene encoding centrosomal protein 43 — MSAAEEDTELRDLLIHTLEGNGVLNKIKAELRASVFLALEEQERAENKPSVTNERLRQCLATRDGRLVAALLTDFLQHFHLDFTLAVLQPEACLPAAPEEPTSAARELGLPEKVPLIVELVRRWRQRESVPQELPPEHAAEAQARFRRCCGDGELGEAELRTLFADLCPHFPRGMLDAYLTAERSGGTDERRFLAMYRQLYLHCRSVLLPPPSAPYRPDSAPPPDEDDVEGDSFFDDPKPEQSYSWKEGASPADGSQQGALSPPGSPKDREGSAREKGGPDDDYMDDFHSSSQRSEVSIGEDLEEELSVEELTVSDPRLEELTLDRSQLSDVADYLEEVS, encoded by the coding sequence ATGTCGGCGGCGGAGGAGGACACGGAGCTGCGGGATCTGCTCATCCACACGCTGGAGGGGAACGGCGTGCTGAACAAGATCAAGGCGGAACTGCGGGCCTCCGTGTTCCTGGCGCTGGAGGAGCAGGAGCGGGCGGAGAACAAGCCGTCTGTCACCAACGAGCGGCTGCGCCAGTGCCTGGCCACCCGGGACGGCCGCCTGGTTGCCGCGCTGCTCACGGACTTCCTGCAGCACTTCCACCTGGACTTCACCCTTGCCGTGCTGCAGCCCGAGGCCTGCCTGCCCGCTGCGCCCGAGGAGCCGACGTCTGCCGCCCGAGAGCTGGGGCTGCCGGAGAAGGTGCCGCTGATCGTGGAGCTGGTCCGGCGGTGGCGGCAGAGAGAGTCGGTGCCGCAGGAGCTGCCCCCGGAGCACGCCGCGGAGGCGCAGGCCAGGTTCAGGCGGTGCTGCGGGGATGGGGAGCTGGGGGAGGCCGAGCTGCGGACGCTCTTCGCAGACCTCTGCCCGCACTTCCCCCGCGGTATGTTGGACGCCTACCTGACTGCCGAGCGGAGCGGCGGCACGGACGAGCGCCGCTTCCTGGCCATGTACCGCCAGCTCTACCTGCACTGCCGCAGCGTGCTGCtaccgccccccagcgccccctacAGGCCGGACAGCGCGCCCCCGCCGGACGAGGACGACGTGGAGGGAGACTCTTTCTTCGATGACCCCAAACCCGAGCAGTCCTACAGCTGGAAGGAGGGGGCGAGCCCCGCCGacggcagccagcagggggcgctcTCCCCGCCGGGGTCACCCAAGGACAGAGAGGGTTCCGCCAGGGAGAAGGGGGGCCCCGACGACGACTACATGGACGACTTCCACAGCAGCAGCCAGCGCTCGGAGGTCAGCATCGGGGAGGACCTGGAGGAGGAGCTGTCGGTGGAGGAGCTGACGGTCAGTGACCCGCGGCTGGAGGAGCTCACGCTGGACCGCTCTCAACTCAGCGATGTGGCCGACTACCTGGAGGAGGTGTCCTGA